One window of Phocoena phocoena chromosome 13, mPhoPho1.1, whole genome shotgun sequence genomic DNA carries:
- the OGFOD2 gene encoding 2-oxoglutarate and iron-dependent oxygenase domain-containing protein 2 — protein MGTAAAPRRFCRCACFCSENLYVARYGLHVRFRSEQQLRQDYGPILRSRGCVSPKDFQQLLGELEKEVERRQRLGQESAARKALIASSYHPARPDVYSSLQDVALAPEFLAAAEYSTSPGADLQGLLQRLETVSEEKRIYRLPVFTASFCQALLEELDHFEQSDMPKGRPNTMNNYGVLLHELGLDEPLVTPLRERFLQPLMALLYPEYRGWLDTHRAFVVKYAPGQDRELGCHYDNAELTLNVALGKAFTGGALYFGDLFQAPSALANPLEVEHVVGQGILHRGGQLHGARPLGTGERWNLVVWLRASAVRNRLCPMCCREPDLVDDEGFGDGFTREEPATVDVCALT, from the exons ATGGGGACCGCGGCGGCTCCGCGGCGCTTCTGCCGCTGCGCCTGCTTCTGCTCCGAGAACTTGTACGTGGCGCGCTACGGCCTGCACGTGCGCTTCCGGAGCGAGCAGCAGCTGCGCCAGGACTACGGCCCC ATCCTGCGCAGCCGAGGCTGTGTCAGCCCCAAGGACTTCCAGCAGCTGTTGGGAGAG CTTGAGAAGGAGGTGGAGCGGCGGCAGCGGCTGGGGCAGGAGTCGGCCGCCAGGAAAGCCCTCATTGCGAGCTCCTACCACCCAGCGCGGCCCGATGTCTACAGCTCACTGCAG GATGTGGCTCTGGCCCCCGAGTTTCTGGCCGCAGCTGAGTACAGCACATCGCCAGGTGCAGACCTCCAGGGCCTTCTCCAGCGGCTGGAGACAGTTTCGG AGGAGAAGCGTATCTACCGGCTGCCGGTGTTCACAGCGTCCTTCTGCCAGGCCCTGCTGGAGGAGCTGGACCACTTCGAGCAGTCAGACATGCCCAAGGGAAGACCCAACACCATGAACAACTATGGG GTGCTGCTACACGAGCTGGGCCTGGATGAGCCACTGGTGACGCCACTGAGGGAGCGCTTCCTGCAGCCGCTGATGGCCCTGCTGTACCCAGAGTACAGGGGCTGGCTGGACACCCACCGCGCCTTTGTGGTCAAATACGCGCCAGGCCAGGATCGCGAGCTGGGCTGCCACTACGATAACGCCGAGCTCACCCTCAACGTGGCCCTGGGCAAGGCCTTCACGGGGGGTGCTCTCTACTTTGGGGACCTCTTCCAG GCGCCTTCGGCCCTGGCCAACCCCCTGGAGGTAGAGCACGTGGTGGGCCAGGGCATCCTGCACCGTGGGGGCCAGCTGCACGGGGCCCGGCCCCTGGGCACTGGTGAGCGTTGGAACCTGGTCGTCTGGCTCCGCGCCTCTGCTGTACGCAACCGCCTCTGCCCCATGTGCTGCCGCGAGCCCGACCTGGTGGATGATGAGGGCTTCGGCGACGGCTTCACCCGCGAGGAGCCCGCCACGGTGGACGTGTGTGCACTGACTTGA